Proteins found in one Paenibacillus dendritiformis genomic segment:
- a CDS encoding phage tail protein has protein sequence MATARTKVYREKLARAAAGIDPMVKITHIGIGTGGADASGVPKSLTGDETGLFNEVFRKEVRTIMPEPTRVRYSLSVQAKNDGLAGTGINEVALFDADGALAAIKTTTTKNLEATDELEFDFDALF, from the coding sequence ATGGCAACCGCAAGAACGAAAGTATATCGCGAGAAGCTGGCTCGTGCTGCGGCCGGAATTGATCCTATGGTGAAAATCACTCATATCGGCATCGGCACCGGCGGCGCAGATGCGTCCGGCGTTCCAAAGTCGTTGACCGGAGACGAAACCGGTCTGTTCAATGAAGTTTTTCGCAAAGAAGTAAGAACAATTATGCCCGAACCGACTAGGGTACGTTATTCTTTATCCGTCCAGGCGAAAAATGACGGTTTAGCTGGTACGGGAATCAACGAAGTGGCCCTATTTGATGCTGACGGGGCACTGGCCGCTATCAAAACGACGACGACCAAAAACCTGGAAGCAACTGACGAGCTTGAATTTGACTTCGATGCACTTTTTTAA
- a CDS encoding putative phage tail protein — MGYLRKKQYELSSIMLSILDTQGIELDGLWQTFDSILEQCYLEHATWGLNIWEEEWDLPTSYEDSYETRRSRIKAKIIGGGTFTEQTACDLANAYSQTRNALFLPLHESYAFKTIYDIDDLTSYTGLKFAFEEAKPAHLLHIVELMIDLFISFQVQASAKVKSRIKLDYASEIIGGSKLKGSYLYLGFSRYEVDDVDELVFNGAWKFDGKQSFSGMNPFGLDFYLDSADLCSLRHIRAGQVIDEEVF; from the coding sequence TTGGGCTATCTACGCAAAAAACAATACGAATTATCCTCGATAATGCTCTCGATACTGGATACACAGGGGATTGAGTTGGATGGTCTATGGCAAACCTTCGACTCCATACTGGAGCAGTGTTATCTTGAACATGCAACTTGGGGGCTCAACATTTGGGAAGAGGAATGGGATTTACCAACCAGTTACGAGGACAGCTATGAAACCCGCCGTTCCCGAATTAAGGCCAAAATTATCGGTGGGGGTACCTTTACGGAACAAACGGCCTGCGACCTGGCGAATGCGTATAGCCAAACTAGGAATGCACTTTTCTTGCCATTGCATGAATCGTATGCTTTCAAGACGATCTATGATATTGATGACCTAACCAGTTATACCGGCCTTAAATTTGCATTCGAGGAAGCGAAACCGGCTCATTTGCTCCATATCGTAGAACTGATGATCGACTTATTCATCTCTTTTCAAGTGCAGGCTTCAGCCAAGGTGAAAAGCCGTATAAAGCTCGATTACGCCTCGGAGATCATCGGTGGGTCTAAATTAAAAGGCTCATACTTGTACCTTGGATTTAGCCGTTATGAAGTTGATGATGTTGACGAGCTCGTTTTTAATGGGGCGTGGAAGTTTGATGGCAAGCAATCATTTAGCGGGATGAATCCGTTCGGGCTCGATTTTTATCTGGATAGTGCGGATCTGTGCAGCTTGCGTCACATTCGCGCAGGTCAGGTTATTGATGAGGAAGTCTTTTGA
- a CDS encoding baseplate J/gp47 family protein has protein sequence MRELPPFLQEDTEEVIRDRMLSRLPVSLDRSEGSFPWDVLEPAAIELTQAADWAKEVLRRAFASTTFGPYLDERCAEHGVTRRPAATARSTDKTIRFTGKPGAAVPGGYVIATESTESTPALLYRVIHGISLAENGEGFTDVEALDAGRSGNVPAGAIRHLSEPVPGITAVTNLTALEGGTDEESDDSLRERFLLKVRTPTGSGNKSDYEQWALSIPGVGGVKVIPLWAGPGTVKVVLINEEKTAPAPSVVEAVETFIKNVCPIGAIVTVVGASEVPIHVSVTVTLSSEGSSNEVREMIQDGVRAYLKTLAFADPLVRYTRIANIILDIPPVIDYGALKVNGNETNIEIAQDAVAILGTVTINVS, from the coding sequence ATGAGGGAACTGCCTCCTTTTTTACAGGAAGACACGGAAGAGGTCATTCGAGACCGCATGCTGTCGCGGCTGCCGGTCAGCCTGGATCGTTCGGAAGGATCGTTTCCGTGGGATGTGCTGGAACCGGCGGCGATCGAGTTGACCCAGGCAGCCGACTGGGCCAAGGAGGTGTTGCGGCGCGCATTTGCTTCGACGACGTTCGGTCCCTATCTTGACGAACGCTGCGCGGAGCACGGAGTGACACGGCGGCCTGCCGCCACAGCCCGGTCAACGGACAAAACAATCCGCTTTACAGGCAAACCCGGCGCGGCCGTCCCGGGCGGGTACGTGATCGCGACCGAAAGCACAGAGTCAACGCCTGCTCTGCTGTACCGGGTGATCCATGGCATTTCGCTGGCGGAGAACGGCGAAGGCTTTACCGATGTGGAGGCTCTCGATGCAGGGCGATCCGGCAATGTGCCCGCGGGAGCGATTCGCCATTTGAGCGAGCCTGTGCCAGGCATTACAGCCGTGACCAATCTGACCGCGCTGGAAGGCGGTACCGATGAAGAGAGCGACGATTCGCTGCGGGAACGGTTTCTGTTAAAGGTCCGCACTCCGACCGGCAGCGGGAACAAATCGGATTATGAGCAATGGGCGCTCTCGATTCCCGGCGTGGGCGGCGTAAAAGTTATTCCGTTATGGGCCGGACCGGGTACGGTTAAAGTTGTACTTATCAATGAAGAGAAAACAGCCCCTGCTCCATCAGTCGTTGAAGCCGTTGAAACTTTTATCAAAAATGTGTGCCCTATCGGTGCGATTGTAACCGTTGTTGGAGCCAGCGAGGTTCCGATTCATGTTTCCGTCACCGTGACGCTCAGCAGTGAAGGCTCTTCTAACGAGGTACGAGAAATGATTCAGGACGGTGTCCGCGCATACTTAAAGACGCTGGCATTTGCCGATCCGCTTGTTCGCTATACTCGGATTGCAAATATCATTTTGGATATCCCTCCTGTTATTGATTACGGAGCCCTCAAAGTCAATGGAAATGAAACCAATATTGAAATTGCGCAAGATGCGGTTGCGATTCTTGGGACGGTGACGATTAATGTCAGTTAA
- a CDS encoding DUF2634 domain-containing protein, with protein MPELFPAFSMPSLVENDSPNDVQYPESPLFDFATGDFIIDGAGRFVMADGHTAWAQWCQKAVLTERFACLAYSSDYGSEIQNAIRQPTRAAARSELERTITETLLADPRTQMVADFEYEFEGDSVRVSFTAVPVIGQEQRMEVSV; from the coding sequence ATGCCTGAATTATTTCCTGCGTTCTCTATGCCGTCTCTGGTCGAGAATGACAGCCCGAATGATGTTCAGTATCCCGAAAGTCCACTGTTCGATTTCGCAACCGGTGATTTTATCATCGATGGAGCCGGGCGCTTCGTGATGGCCGATGGCCATACGGCGTGGGCGCAATGGTGCCAGAAGGCCGTCTTGACCGAACGCTTCGCCTGTCTCGCCTACTCGAGCGATTACGGAAGCGAGATCCAGAATGCGATCCGCCAGCCGACCCGGGCCGCTGCTCGTTCCGAACTGGAGCGCACCATCACCGAAACGCTTCTTGCTGATCCTCGGACGCAGATGGTTGCCGATTTTGAGTATGAATTTGAAGGCGATTCGGTCAGGGTATCCTTTACGGCCGTGCCGGTCATTGGACAAGAGCAACGAATGGAGGTGAGCGTATGA
- a CDS encoding peptide methionine sulfoxide reductase → MSKREWAGRLLSAMDGRVSRRVDTLNVIDLGTIQDDGSLLLDQFAVPIPAEGYLLADWDFTVPVYSRVARLASPVVETGEDTAETTYSALTRFDFVTGEDGSRLADVSPRFASGDRVLVLWVSGEPIIMSKVVSGDHA, encoded by the coding sequence ATGAGTAAAAGAGAGTGGGCTGGGCGCTTGCTGTCCGCTATGGACGGGAGGGTGTCGCGACGCGTGGATACGTTGAACGTTATTGACCTGGGCACGATCCAGGACGACGGCAGCCTGCTGCTAGATCAGTTCGCCGTTCCGATTCCGGCGGAAGGGTATTTGTTGGCCGATTGGGATTTCACTGTCCCCGTATATTCCCGAGTGGCCCGCCTGGCTTCTCCTGTTGTCGAGACAGGGGAGGATACGGCAGAGACGACCTATTCCGCATTGACCCGGTTTGATTTTGTCACTGGGGAGGATGGAAGCCGGCTTGCCGATGTCAGTCCCCGCTTCGCATCCGGAGACCGGGTCCTGGTGCTGTGGGTATCCGGAGAGCCTATCATTATGAGCAAGGTGGTGAGCGGCGATCATGCCTGA
- a CDS encoding XkdQ/YqbQ family protein, with protein sequence MINIADVKYDLSVLLPAGEQISLTTLASGLSWEEQPNELAVRLSFSIRNQKWNGKWLHQQLQLGARTILKADWGQGWKEIHQGIIFDWDYTQDGNGVLKIKSYDMLIYLLRSKDDRWYKNGTQASVIIRDIAKAWNIPLGQMDLPGVALAAQPFRSQTLASMLTSVIDQVRSRGKGHYIIRASNGKMHVVKAGQNKPIYQFDADVVSSASDQQDIENLVTRVKIVSKQAGEVEHEGPGQGTKKTRLKIDDTVNGQTKYGILQEIIYSQQYDTVAAVREAAQEVLKERGKPRRRRSVTAPDLPFLRRGDKVYIAAGTLLGYYIIDGIQHDADNRSMTMEVVDHE encoded by the coding sequence ATGATCAATATCGCTGACGTGAAATACGACCTATCTGTTCTCCTGCCTGCAGGGGAACAGATATCACTCACCACGCTAGCCAGCGGCTTAAGCTGGGAAGAACAGCCTAATGAACTGGCTGTCCGTTTGTCTTTTTCGATACGGAACCAGAAATGGAATGGGAAATGGCTGCATCAGCAGCTGCAGCTCGGCGCCCGGACGATCTTAAAAGCGGATTGGGGCCAGGGATGGAAAGAAATCCATCAGGGCATCATTTTCGACTGGGATTATACGCAGGATGGCAACGGCGTCTTGAAAATTAAATCGTACGATATGCTGATTTACCTGTTGCGGAGCAAGGACGATCGCTGGTACAAGAACGGCACGCAAGCCTCCGTCATTATCAGAGATATTGCGAAGGCCTGGAATATTCCGCTCGGCCAGATGGATCTGCCCGGTGTTGCCTTAGCTGCGCAGCCATTCCGCAGCCAGACCTTGGCTTCGATGCTGACATCCGTCATCGATCAGGTGCGCAGCCGCGGCAAAGGCCACTATATTATCCGCGCCAGCAACGGCAAAATGCATGTCGTCAAAGCCGGACAAAACAAACCCATTTATCAATTCGACGCTGACGTTGTGAGCAGTGCGAGCGATCAGCAGGATATCGAGAATCTGGTGACTCGCGTCAAAATCGTCAGCAAGCAAGCCGGAGAAGTGGAACATGAGGGGCCGGGACAGGGGACGAAAAAAACGCGGCTCAAAATCGATGATACCGTGAATGGCCAGACAAAATACGGCATTTTGCAAGAGATCATCTATTCCCAGCAGTACGACACGGTCGCCGCTGTGCGGGAGGCTGCGCAGGAAGTGCTGAAGGAGCGCGGCAAGCCGCGCAGACGACGGAGCGTTACGGCTCCTGATCTTCCTTTTCTGCGGCGCGGGGACAAGGTCTATATTGCAGCCGGCACGCTGCTTGGCTATTACATCATAGACGGGATTCAGCATGATGCAGACAACCGCAGCATGACGATGGAGGTGGTCGACCATGAGTAA
- a CDS encoding LysM peptidoglycan-binding domain-containing protein, with protein MDFYLSDGSKRLLFPLNPQQVTAATAARMVTYQSIALGEFTMPRGTVPTRFNWEGIFPGEARKESVTVKSWQSPQAIAGLLSSWRDKGQKLKLLITETPINHDVYIQTFDHTWLGGHGDAQYSIELVQAKMIMISEKGQKAKPNGTAASAGRAAPPPPATYTVKPGDTLWGIAKRFLGNGARHGDIYRIPENKKQIGPDPNKIKPGQVLRLPV; from the coding sequence ATGGATTTCTACTTGTCGGATGGGTCAAAAAGACTGCTGTTTCCGTTGAACCCGCAGCAGGTCACGGCTGCTACGGCGGCGCGTATGGTCACGTATCAGAGCATTGCGCTGGGCGAGTTCACGATGCCGCGCGGTACGGTGCCGACACGGTTCAACTGGGAGGGGATTTTCCCCGGAGAAGCGCGGAAGGAGAGCGTGACCGTCAAGTCCTGGCAGTCCCCGCAAGCGATTGCAGGGCTTTTGTCCAGTTGGCGTGACAAAGGTCAAAAATTGAAGCTGCTCATTACCGAGACGCCGATCAATCACGATGTGTATATCCAGACATTTGACCATACGTGGCTGGGCGGGCATGGCGATGCTCAGTATTCGATTGAACTGGTGCAAGCCAAGATGATCATGATCTCGGAAAAAGGCCAGAAGGCGAAGCCAAACGGAACAGCCGCCTCTGCCGGACGCGCAGCGCCGCCGCCTCCGGCAACCTATACCGTGAAGCCGGGTGATACACTGTGGGGCATCGCGAAGCGGTTTCTTGGAAATGGAGCGCGCCACGGTGACATCTACCGCATCCCTGAAAATAAAAAGCAGATCGGCCCGGATCCGAACAAGATCAAGCCGGGCCAGGTCCTGCGGCTGCCTGTATAG
- a CDS encoding phage tail tape measure protein, whose product MAVHIADRASDVLVAINARVQSISGKTFRFTVRVLDYASRPLRMIGRLVSGGMALLGPALGAAASGLAGLFQTAAKFEQSMANVRMVTHANAQDFAALHQRARELGTSMPFTATQVADAMGSLAGAGFTAKQVLAGIGPTLLLASAGQMDLAEAANLASGVLFGMRMPAAQLERVVDVMAKTAATANTSISQLGSAFSLAAPAAADANIAIEQMSAAIGVLSSHGIQGERAGKAMRLMLMQLNDTSSPAAKKLKAMGLELWDAQHAFKGLIPFMAEVERKGLRLTDVTNAFGAHTADAASILLNTGSESFASYVKQLEQAQGAAKKMSKIQEDTLLGSIRRLSGAWEGIAISIGMQAVPALRAWIDRIAEAFTQSNGLADMIGRKINHVFTKLLDIMDSDAWNNASVFGKIRLLWDEIVVAPFNEWWSGGGRERVIEAAHKIGAALGGALGGYLMGVFGMASKDADVDASPFVQAGSTAGRAFLEAFLEAFDAGKIVGKALEAFKNVQPTWLGGDTSSPLGQTLALLLDAWFISKTVQFLGKGKQFYKNARKWIGGGSSATMAETTATAATRTARAGTSKRSPWYRRWLRGSAAADAMPGPAAQFPSDYRPAGKRYWRTIPLDRTYRRDDVVRMANAGQLGRYSGLEKAFGGPAPMSSWRQRLLGKDGNANIVNAAKQTGRLGRIASAASSGLRLLGRAFIGLTGPIGAVMTVVSLAGSAWSWYKQRQEEAEQRLIHMGDGLRAAASESNQALQKSRDTQALIDEYRELDDAVRRNSDSSGELAAKKERLAGITATLRDMYPELISQYDAENGKIPERIGTIEKEIELEDKLARMKLAQAVADGKGNLPSLMEKIGEMETDFSNYEKQFELAHQVRQGLQDIVMEWKAMPEYSRTNEAHEEFLQRANEIGKPLGNYYFHMTAVDMDAENFRKQAAEAKAKYEETGANLMAARQSVQDYYDAARTQIEMNFGGDIAQGAARLETMLQTLQALQQSKSPSAEQLAALKDTLPILSDSSATAADKQRALQSAIDQLKSSLIPAIDQLRLLNQEVTILPSDKKINIEVLYQQSGIEQPPKLPKPTFMFDFFANLEEPKFPMHANGGFITRPHIGLVGEAGPEMIVPLSPGKRARGLSLWQQAGYLLGVQPYAVGGLAGGPQMSISAPAMNESSGTATARSSKSLGGIHLGGVTMNFTLEGSSDNLLDSLRRNGEEIADYIGGVIAQKIEDAAQNRV is encoded by the coding sequence ATGGCGGTCCATATAGCGGATCGGGCATCTGATGTGCTGGTCGCGATTAATGCTCGAGTGCAGTCCATATCAGGGAAAACGTTCCGATTTACCGTTCGCGTCCTTGATTACGCTTCCCGGCCATTGCGCATGATCGGCCGACTGGTCAGCGGCGGCATGGCATTACTCGGCCCGGCGCTTGGAGCCGCTGCGTCCGGATTGGCGGGTCTGTTCCAGACCGCTGCGAAGTTCGAGCAGAGCATGGCCAACGTCCGGATGGTCACCCATGCCAATGCGCAAGACTTTGCTGCGCTCCATCAGCGTGCCCGTGAGTTGGGCACATCGATGCCTTTTACGGCCACTCAGGTTGCCGATGCTATGGGATCTCTCGCTGGCGCCGGCTTCACCGCCAAGCAAGTACTCGCCGGGATCGGCCCGACCTTGCTGCTTGCCTCTGCCGGCCAGATGGATCTGGCGGAAGCGGCGAACCTGGCATCGGGCGTGCTGTTCGGCATGCGCATGCCCGCGGCGCAGCTGGAGCGTGTCGTTGATGTCATGGCAAAGACGGCCGCGACGGCGAACACGAGCATCTCGCAGTTGGGCAGCGCGTTCTCCCTTGCGGCTCCGGCTGCGGCAGACGCGAACATCGCTATCGAGCAAATGTCCGCGGCTATCGGGGTGCTGTCCAGTCATGGCATTCAGGGCGAACGCGCAGGCAAGGCGATGCGCCTGATGCTCATGCAGCTTAACGACACTTCGAGTCCTGCGGCGAAAAAGCTGAAAGCGATGGGGCTGGAGCTGTGGGACGCGCAGCACGCATTCAAGGGCTTGATTCCATTCATGGCGGAAGTCGAACGCAAGGGATTGCGGCTTACCGATGTGACCAATGCGTTCGGGGCGCACACGGCCGATGCCGCTTCCATCTTGCTGAACACGGGATCGGAGAGCTTCGCGTCCTATGTCAAGCAGCTGGAGCAGGCGCAAGGCGCCGCCAAGAAAATGTCCAAAATTCAGGAGGACACCTTGCTCGGGTCCATCCGGCGGCTGTCCGGCGCATGGGAAGGCATCGCCATCTCGATTGGAATGCAGGCTGTGCCTGCCTTGAGAGCCTGGATCGACCGGATTGCCGAAGCGTTTACGCAAAGCAATGGACTGGCGGACATGATCGGCCGGAAAATCAACCATGTCTTTACGAAGCTGCTCGACATTATGGATTCGGATGCCTGGAACAACGCCAGCGTGTTCGGGAAAATCCGGTTGCTGTGGGATGAAATTGTGGTCGCTCCCTTCAACGAATGGTGGAGCGGCGGCGGACGCGAACGAGTGATTGAAGCCGCGCATAAGATCGGGGCAGCCCTGGGCGGAGCGCTTGGCGGCTACCTGATGGGGGTATTCGGCATGGCTTCCAAAGATGCCGATGTGGATGCTTCTCCATTTGTTCAAGCGGGCTCCACAGCCGGACGGGCCTTCCTCGAGGCTTTCCTTGAAGCATTTGATGCGGGAAAAATCGTGGGCAAGGCTCTGGAGGCATTCAAAAATGTTCAGCCGACCTGGCTCGGCGGAGACACAAGCAGTCCGCTGGGTCAGACGCTGGCATTGCTCCTGGATGCTTGGTTCATATCCAAGACCGTCCAATTCCTGGGTAAGGGGAAACAGTTCTATAAAAATGCGAGAAAGTGGATTGGAGGCGGATCGTCCGCTACGATGGCCGAGACGACAGCAACTGCCGCTACGCGAACGGCCCGCGCTGGCACCTCTAAGCGTTCGCCATGGTACCGCCGCTGGCTTCGCGGTTCCGCGGCAGCGGACGCGATGCCGGGTCCGGCGGCGCAGTTCCCGTCGGATTACCGTCCCGCCGGCAAGCGGTACTGGCGCACTATCCCGCTGGATCGCACCTATCGCCGGGACGACGTCGTGCGTATGGCCAACGCCGGGCAGCTTGGGCGGTATAGCGGGCTGGAGAAAGCGTTTGGCGGACCTGCTCCGATGTCGAGCTGGCGGCAGCGGCTGCTGGGCAAGGACGGAAACGCAAATATCGTCAATGCCGCCAAACAAACCGGCCGGTTAGGGCGAATCGCATCCGCGGCATCAAGCGGCCTTCGATTGCTTGGTCGAGCGTTCATTGGCTTAACGGGACCAATAGGCGCGGTTATGACCGTTGTCTCGCTCGCCGGCTCTGCCTGGTCTTGGTACAAGCAGCGGCAGGAAGAGGCGGAGCAGCGGCTCATTCATATGGGAGACGGATTACGGGCTGCCGCGTCGGAAAGCAATCAGGCATTGCAAAAGTCGCGGGATACCCAGGCGCTCATCGATGAATACCGCGAGCTTGACGATGCCGTACGCCGAAATTCGGACTCCTCGGGAGAGCTGGCTGCCAAAAAGGAGCGTCTGGCCGGTATTACGGCGACGCTGCGTGACATGTATCCGGAGTTGATATCGCAATATGATGCCGAGAACGGGAAAATACCGGAGCGAATCGGGACGATTGAGAAAGAAATCGAATTGGAAGACAAGTTGGCGCGCATGAAGCTGGCGCAAGCCGTCGCTGACGGCAAGGGGAATTTGCCGTCCTTGATGGAGAAAATCGGAGAGATGGAAACCGATTTTTCTAACTACGAGAAGCAGTTTGAGCTGGCCCATCAAGTCAGACAAGGGCTTCAGGATATCGTAATGGAATGGAAGGCGATGCCGGAATACAGCCGGACCAATGAAGCTCACGAAGAATTTCTTCAAAGGGCCAATGAGATCGGTAAACCGCTTGGCAACTATTATTTTCATATGACTGCAGTGGACATGGATGCTGAAAACTTTCGAAAGCAAGCGGCAGAAGCGAAGGCAAAATATGAAGAAACTGGTGCGAATCTAATGGCAGCGCGGCAAAGCGTCCAGGATTATTATGATGCCGCGAGGACACAGATTGAAATGAACTTTGGCGGCGATATAGCGCAAGGCGCAGCTCGTCTCGAAACGATGTTACAGACGCTGCAGGCACTGCAACAAAGCAAGTCCCCGTCTGCCGAACAGCTGGCAGCGCTCAAAGATACTCTGCCCATACTATCCGACTCATCCGCGACGGCCGCAGACAAACAAAGGGCACTGCAATCCGCGATTGATCAATTAAAATCGAGTCTGATCCCGGCGATTGACCAGCTTCGGCTGCTGAATCAAGAAGTGACCATCTTGCCGAGTGACAAGAAAATAAATATCGAAGTGCTTTATCAGCAAAGCGGCATTGAGCAGCCGCCAAAGCTTCCAAAGCCAACATTTATGTTCGATTTCTTCGCTAATTTGGAAGAACCGAAGTTTCCCATGCACGCGAACGGCGGATTCATAACCCGCCCCCATATCGGACTGGTTGGCGAGGCGGGTCCGGAAATGATCGTGCCTCTCTCTCCAGGCAAGCGAGCACGGGGGCTGTCGCTGTGGCAGCAAGCGGGCTATTTGCTTGGCGTGCAGCCTTATGCCGTGGGCGGCTTGGCTGGCGGACCGCAAATGAGCATCAGCGCCCCGGCGATGAATGAATCGTCCGGAACAGCAACCGCCAGATCTTCCAAGAGCCTGGGCGGCATCCATCTTGGCGGCGTGACGATGAACTTCACGCTGGAAGGCAGCAGCGATAATCTGCTCGATTCGCTCCGCCGGAACGGCGAAGAAATCGCGGACTATATTGGCGGCGTGATTGCGCAGAAGATCGAAGACGCAGCGCAAAACCGTGTTTAA
- a CDS encoding phage tail assembly chaperone, protein MKKDNEPIQSETLLANETDILRGLLDAAANTEGERQLIEIARKGKVFFRFSIRPLAEAEYNACRDKATKYKKNRRLGGIKMPDDTDTARYRSYLIYEATVPEDQQKVWNNKAAWDQLNVISGVQLIDKVLLPGEKDAIIEQIDRLSGYDLDDDESSEAEEVIKN, encoded by the coding sequence ATGAAAAAAGACAATGAACCGATCCAGTCCGAAACGCTTTTGGCCAATGAAACGGACATCCTGCGCGGTCTTCTGGATGCGGCGGCGAACACGGAAGGAGAACGTCAACTCATCGAGATCGCCCGCAAAGGAAAGGTGTTCTTCCGCTTCAGCATTCGTCCGTTGGCAGAGGCGGAATATAACGCTTGCCGGGACAAGGCCACCAAGTATAAGAAAAACCGCCGCCTGGGCGGCATCAAAATGCCGGACGACACCGACACGGCGAGATACCGCTCGTATCTGATCTATGAGGCGACGGTTCCCGAAGACCAGCAAAAAGTATGGAACAACAAGGCGGCCTGGGATCAGCTCAATGTCATCAGCGGCGTACAGCTCATTGACAAGGTTCTGCTTCCTGGGGAAAAGGATGCGATCATCGAGCAGATCGACCGTCTGTCGGGCTATGATCTGGATGACGACGAGAGCAGCGAGGCGGAAGAAGTCATAAAAAACTAA
- a CDS encoding phage tail sheath subtilisin-like domain-containing protein yields the protein MSGATFILGEQKIRPDVYVRWHNAGGARVVTGTVGVAAAVIQSNWGPLTQVVTVKAPGELAGQLGDGQGPDCIREIFAGGASTVLAVRAGTGGTQASLELNDIADPAAKVVRLLTKYPTTRQMTVTIRDSLEDVTMREFVLHENTRQLERLLFAKGSEPEHLVAVINEQSHYLTAAKIADGSGELDALLDAPLTGGADPIVTGADYANAFERLERKFFDTVIVDSEDASVHASLHSFVKRMLAEGGGRIIGVVGEPSSVPFATRKTNAIAFNDFAIVYVGNGFRTANGPVEGARAAARVAGVIASSAYNASLTHVPMTGSIDLVGELTNAQYKEAIQSGMLTFSLNPDGMAQIDYGINTKVTLLADEDEGWKKIRRTRTRYELIDRIVYTLHPYLGKWNNNADGRAFVVTIANGIIQTMIREGGLESGQLIVDPNHPPQGDSAWFRFSELVDLDSIEKIYLDFGFQFSPQSA from the coding sequence ATGTCAGGGGCAACGTTTATTTTAGGTGAACAGAAGATTCGGCCGGACGTATATGTCCGCTGGCATAATGCCGGCGGCGCCCGTGTCGTCACAGGAACCGTCGGCGTGGCTGCGGCCGTGATCCAATCCAACTGGGGACCGCTTACGCAAGTCGTAACGGTAAAAGCGCCCGGTGAATTGGCCGGGCAGCTTGGCGACGGCCAGGGCCCGGATTGCATCCGGGAAATTTTTGCGGGCGGTGCCAGCACGGTGTTGGCCGTTCGCGCCGGCACGGGGGGAACCCAGGCATCGCTTGAATTGAACGATATCGCTGACCCGGCGGCCAAAGTGGTCCGGCTGCTCACCAAGTATCCAACCACGCGGCAGATGACGGTCACGATCCGCGACTCGCTGGAAGATGTGACCATGCGGGAGTTCGTGCTGCATGAAAATACACGCCAGCTGGAACGGCTGCTGTTCGCCAAAGGAAGCGAGCCGGAGCATCTTGTCGCGGTCATCAATGAACAGAGCCATTACTTGACGGCGGCAAAAATAGCGGACGGATCCGGGGAGCTCGATGCGCTGCTGGATGCCCCGCTTACGGGCGGTGCAGACCCAATCGTTACCGGCGCAGACTACGCGAATGCGTTTGAACGTCTCGAACGCAAATTTTTCGATACCGTCATTGTCGATTCGGAGGACGCTTCCGTTCATGCCTCCCTCCATTCCTTCGTGAAGCGAATGCTGGCCGAAGGCGGCGGGCGAATCATCGGCGTGGTCGGCGAACCGTCCAGCGTTCCGTTTGCGACGCGCAAGACGAACGCCATCGCATTCAATGATTTTGCCATCGTTTATGTCGGCAACGGATTTCGGACCGCCAACGGTCCCGTGGAAGGTGCAAGAGCGGCTGCCCGGGTTGCCGGCGTCATTGCTTCGAGCGCGTACAATGCCAGCTTGACGCATGTTCCTATGACCGGCTCCATCGATCTGGTCGGGGAACTGACGAATGCGCAGTACAAAGAAGCGATTCAATCCGGGATGCTTACCTTCTCCCTCAACCCGGACGGCATGGCGCAAATCGATTATGGCATCAACACGAAAGTGACGCTTCTGGCCGACGAAGACGAAGGCTGGAAAAAAATTCGCCGCACCCGCACGCGCTATGAGCTGATCGACCGGATCGTGTACACGCTGCATCCTTATCTGGGCAAATGGAACAACAACGCGGATGGCCGCGCCTTTGTCGTGACGATTGCGAATGGCATTATCCAGACGATGATCCGCGAGGGCGGACTGGAAAGCGGCCAACTGATCGTGGACCCTAATCATCCGCCGCAGGGCGATTCGGCCTGGTTCCGCTTCTCGGAGCTGGTCGATCTGGACAGCATCGAAAAAATATACCTGGATTTCGGCTTCCAATTCTCGCCGCAATCTGCGTAA